The proteins below come from a single Tissierella sp. MB52-C2 genomic window:
- a CDS encoding amidohydrolase, translated as MGIEKEKIKSRVISAIDDNKDLILEIGRMIYNNPELGFKEFETTKLVKDFFKKELNIDVVENIAYTGCKAEINKDKTGPKVAVLGELDGIVCGNHKDALDSGATHTCGHNIQIAGMLAVAIGLIKSGVYEELDGKIDFIATPAEEFIELDYRSKLKEKGIIKYFGGKQELIRNGTFDDVDISLMFHALDTGDKKVLVGPVSNGFIGKDIRFIGREAHAGNAPHKGVNALNAALLAMNNINAQKETFEDSDKVRIHPIITKGGDIVNVIPADVKMESYTRARTVQAMVDANKKVNRSLIAGAMAVGADIEIKEIPGYLPILKHEKMEDILLKNLLYLGIKEDEIIKGGDFTGSFDLGDVSHIMPTLHPMFGGIKGELHSKDYCIIDEEYIYLEPAKSLALSVVDLLFNDAKEAKNILKDFVPAMTKEEYLNFMDSNDGIIKERFLDK; from the coding sequence ATGGGCATTGAAAAGGAAAAAATTAAATCTAGAGTAATCTCAGCAATTGATGATAACAAAGATTTGATACTTGAAATCGGCAGAATGATTTATAATAATCCAGAACTTGGATTTAAAGAATTTGAAACTACTAAGCTTGTAAAAGACTTTTTTAAAAAAGAATTAAATATTGACGTAGTTGAAAATATTGCATATACAGGCTGCAAGGCTGAAATAAATAAAGACAAAACAGGACCTAAAGTTGCAGTTTTGGGAGAGTTAGACGGTATAGTTTGTGGCAATCATAAAGATGCACTAGATTCAGGAGCGACTCACACCTGTGGTCACAATATACAAATTGCAGGAATGTTAGCTGTAGCAATTGGCCTTATAAAATCAGGTGTATATGAGGAATTAGATGGAAAGATTGATTTTATTGCAACGCCTGCTGAAGAATTTATAGAATTAGATTATAGAAGTAAACTTAAGGAAAAAGGAATCATTAAATATTTCGGAGGAAAGCAAGAATTAATAAGAAATGGAACTTTTGATGATGTAGATATTTCCCTTATGTTCCATGCTTTAGACACAGGGGATAAAAAGGTATTAGTAGGACCTGTATCTAATGGATTCATTGGAAAAGATATTAGATTTATAGGTAGAGAAGCTCATGCTGGAAATGCTCCTCATAAAGGAGTAAATGCACTTAATGCAGCACTATTGGCTATGAACAATATCAATGCCCAGAAAGAAACCTTTGAAGATAGTGATAAGGTAAGAATTCATCCAATTATAACTAAAGGTGGAGATATTGTAAATGTAATACCTGCTGATGTTAAGATGGAATCATATACAAGGGCAAGGACTGTACAAGCCATGGTAGATGCTAACAAGAAGGTTAATAGATCATTAATTGCCGGAGCTATGGCTGTAGGTGCAGATATTGAGATTAAAGAGATACCGGGATATTTGCCAATTTTAAAACATGAAAAGATGGAAGATATACTTCTAAAGAATCTATTATATCTTGGAATAAAAGAAGATGAAATAATAAAAGGTGGAGATTTTACAGGATCCTTTGATTTAGGAGATGTATCACATATTATGCCGACGCTGCATCCTATGTTTGGTGGAATAAAAGGAGAGCTTCATTCTAAGGATTATTGTATAATTGATGAGGAGTATATCTATTTAGAGCCTGCTAAGTCATTGGCTTTATCAGTAGTAGATTTATTATTTAATGATGCAAAAGAGGCTAAAAACATCCTTAAAGATTTTGTTCCAGCTATGACAAAAGAAGAATATTTAAACTTTATGGATTCAAATGATGGAATCATAAAAGAAAGATTTCTAGATAAATAG
- a CDS encoding M20/M25/M40 family metallo-hydrolase produces MNKERLINSFIEMLKIHSPSKKEGEFAKHMVNSLESLGADIYLDEGYLQYGGDSPSIIAKIPGDIEGEGVTLAAHMDVIEPNLNVEPIIEGNIIKTNGTTTLGGDDKGGIASILEVIRTIKEEKISHKDIYVVLTPCEEIGMLGAKYFDWDKVPKYMMPAKNMIVVDNSGDAGIIAHSAPSKYDFEIRFKGRNAHAGIEPEKGINAIAMAAHTLTHMNTGRIDDLTTSNVSTIDSKFPSNVVPDICTMTGEVRSHSEEKILEILESYKNICDKTVEKFGGSYEINYKCDYPVLKPKDDLKFAKEFVRVYEEMGVDSELKVIGGGSDSNIFAEQGFNSIIIGVGMNKVHTVDEYLEIDELFKTTEAIIRYIKKDE; encoded by the coding sequence TTGAATAAAGAAAGATTAATAAATAGTTTTATAGAAATGTTAAAGATTCATTCACCTTCAAAAAAAGAAGGAGAATTTGCAAAACATATGGTTAATTCATTAGAAAGTCTAGGTGCAGATATATACCTAGATGAAGGATATTTACAATATGGTGGTGACTCTCCTTCAATTATAGCCAAAATTCCTGGAGATATAGAAGGGGAAGGAGTAACACTTGCTGCCCATATGGACGTAATAGAGCCTAATTTAAATGTAGAGCCAATAATAGAAGGTAATATTATTAAAACCAATGGAACTACTACATTAGGTGGGGATGATAAGGGTGGAATCGCAAGTATTCTAGAGGTTATAAGAACTATTAAAGAAGAAAAAATATCACATAAAGATATTTATGTAGTCTTAACCCCTTGTGAAGAGATTGGTATGCTTGGTGCAAAATATTTTGATTGGGACAAGGTGCCAAAGTATATGATGCCTGCAAAAAATATGATTGTAGTAGATAATTCAGGGGATGCTGGTATTATTGCACATTCTGCTCCAAGTAAGTATGATTTTGAGATTAGATTTAAAGGTAGAAATGCCCATGCTGGAATAGAACCTGAAAAGGGAATAAATGCTATTGCCATGGCAGCACACACTTTAACGCATATGAATACAGGTAGAATAGATGATTTAACAACATCAAATGTTTCCACAATAGATTCTAAGTTTCCTTCAAATGTAGTTCCAGATATATGTACAATGACTGGCGAAGTAAGAAGTCATTCTGAAGAAAAAATATTAGAGATTCTTGAATCATATAAAAATATATGTGATAAAACAGTTGAAAAATTTGGTGGTAGCTATGAAATTAATTACAAATGTGATTACCCAGTACTAAAGCCAAAGGATGACTTAAAATTTGCAAAAGAATTTGTTAGAGTTTATGAAGAAATGGGAGTAGATTCTGAACTTAAAGTAATTGGAGGAGGTTCAGATAGCAATATATTTGCTGAACAGGGATTTAATTCAATTATTATTGGCGTTGGAATGAATAAAGTTCATACAGTTGATGAGTATTTAGAGATTGATGAATTATTTAAAACCACAGAAGCCATTATAAGATATATAAAGAAGGATGAATAA
- a CDS encoding DUF5058 family protein, with the protein MNHMVYANHPIIWLVSIIGISVVLIQSILIIKKSIKAGVDMGMDYSRMKKGIKTSAISSIGPALGVVGSLLALLVTMGSPISAFRLSVIGGSNFEAMAANFGAQALGSELSTNMTPVVFTNALWTMALGSIGWIIFVYLFAHRMDKVNNLLTSGRKALLPAVSIGAMLGSFAYFNVGNYIKFRTNPDVTVSAVAGLIIMIICLKLGEKKFTWLKEWALTIAMFGGAIIGTITI; encoded by the coding sequence ATGAATCATATGGTTTATGCAAATCATCCTATTATATGGCTTGTATCCATAATAGGAATATCAGTTGTACTAATTCAGTCTATATTGATAATCAAAAAATCAATTAAGGCAGGGGTAGACATGGGAATGGACTACTCTAGAATGAAAAAAGGTATCAAAACCAGTGCAATTAGTAGTATTGGACCAGCACTTGGAGTAGTAGGAAGTTTATTGGCATTATTAGTTACTATGGGTTCTCCCATATCTGCTTTTAGATTAAGTGTAATAGGTGGTTCTAACTTTGAGGCTATGGCCGCAAACTTTGGAGCGCAAGCACTAGGGTCAGAACTTTCCACAAATATGACTCCAGTAGTATTTACGAATGCTTTATGGACAATGGCTTTGGGTTCAATTGGATGGATTATATTTGTATATTTATTTGCCCATAGAATGGATAAGGTAAATAATTTGTTGACAAGTGGAAGAAAAGCATTATTACCAGCAGTTAGTATAGGTGCTATGCTTGGTTCTTTTGCATATTTTAATGTTGGAAATTATATAAAATTTAGAACAAATCCAGATGTAACAGTTTCAGCTGTGGCAGGCTTAATCATTATGATTATTTGCTTGAAATTGGGAGAAAAGAAATTTACTTGGTTAAAAGAATGGGCTCTAACAATTGCCATGTTTGGAGGAGCAATTATTGGAACTATAACTATTTAA
- a CDS encoding aminopeptidase P family protein: MNKEFFTRNRKALEKNLDDNSILLLFSGTAPYKSADELYQFIPNRNFYYLAGIDRNKIIFLMSKIDGKVSEKLFIERPDPVMAKWVGATITEEESMEESGIEDIDYLDKFEGTFSSILSRNKIEKIYLDLERQEISTSITESQAFAKMAIEKYPYMQIKNIYYDIAALRMIKSEEEIELIRKAIEITNEGIMNMLDNIKPNMMEYEIEAYFDFTLKKNGITNRAFPTIAASGENATILHYVDNNSKSEDGDLVLFDLGAQYKYYNGDISRTFPINGKFTERQKQIYNIVLKAQKAVEEAVKPGLPYKELNEIAKQVLAEGCKELGLIKEDEELSKYYYHGVSHYLGLDTHDVGEYNVELKPGMVITNEPGLYIEEEGIGIRIEDDLLITEDGCENLSKYIIKSVEEIEAYMNK; this comes from the coding sequence ATGAATAAAGAATTCTTCACAAGAAACAGAAAAGCATTAGAGAAAAATTTAGATGACAATAGTATATTGCTATTATTTTCAGGCACAGCACCATATAAGTCTGCTGATGAATTATATCAATTCATACCAAATAGAAATTTCTACTATTTGGCTGGTATTGATAGAAATAAAATTATATTTCTAATGAGTAAAATTGATGGAAAGGTTTCAGAAAAGCTATTTATAGAAAGGCCAGATCCAGTTATGGCAAAATGGGTAGGGGCTACGATTACTGAGGAAGAATCAATGGAAGAATCAGGAATAGAGGATATTGATTATCTAGATAAATTTGAAGGAACTTTTAGCTCTATATTAAGTAGAAATAAAATAGAAAAGATATATTTAGACTTAGAAAGACAGGAAATCAGTACATCAATAACTGAATCACAAGCTTTCGCTAAAATGGCTATTGAAAAATATCCATATATGCAAATAAAAAATATTTATTATGATATTGCAGCATTGAGAATGATAAAATCAGAAGAAGAAATAGAGCTAATTAGAAAAGCAATAGAAATAACTAATGAAGGCATAATGAATATGCTAGACAATATTAAACCAAATATGATGGAATATGAAATTGAAGCATACTTTGATTTTACTTTGAAGAAAAATGGAATAACAAATAGAGCTTTCCCAACAATAGCTGCAAGTGGTGAGAATGCTACAATATTACACTATGTAGATAATAATTCTAAATCAGAAGATGGAGACTTAGTTCTTTTTGATTTGGGAGCTCAATATAAATATTATAATGGGGATATAAGCCGTACATTCCCTATAAATGGCAAGTTTACAGAAAGACAAAAACAGATTTATAATATTGTCCTAAAAGCACAAAAAGCAGTTGAAGAGGCAGTAAAACCAGGACTTCCTTATAAAGAATTAAATGAAATTGCTAAACAGGTGTTAGCTGAAGGATGTAAGGAGTTGGGATTAATAAAGGAAGATGAAGAACTCTCAAAATACTATTACCATGGCGTTTCACATTATCTAGGGCTAGATACACATGATGTAGGAGAATATAACGTTGAACTTAAACCAGGTATGGTTATAACCAATGAACCAGGCCTCTATATTGAAGAAGAGGGAATCGGAATAAGAATAGAGGATGATTTATTAATTACAGAAGATGGATGTGAAAATTTGTCTAAATATATTATAAAAAGTGTAGAGGAAATAGAGGCCTATATGAATAAATAA
- a CDS encoding YbaN family protein: protein MKIYKLLFIILGIIAMGIGIVGIVVPVLPTTPFLILASMFFVRGSEKFDIWFRNTKIYRDYAEDYINDKSMTLKRKIRLMFISDFMLAFPLIIIDNIYLKLFIVLVIIFKYYYFIFKIKTKEV, encoded by the coding sequence TTGAAGATATATAAATTACTATTTATTATTCTAGGAATAATAGCAATGGGAATTGGCATAGTAGGAATAGTAGTGCCAGTACTTCCCACAACACCATTTTTAATACTGGCATCTATGTTTTTCGTAAGGGGATCGGAGAAGTTTGATATATGGTTTAGAAATACTAAGATATATAGGGATTATGCCGAAGATTATATTAATGATAAATCAATGACATTAAAGAGAAAAATAAGGTTAATGTTTATATCAGATTTTATGCTAGCTTTTCCACTAATAATTATAGATAATATTTATTTAAAATTGTTTATAGTATTAGTAATCATTTTTAAATATTATTATTTTATTTTTAAGATAAAGACTAAAGAAGTATAA
- a CDS encoding PotD/PotF family extracellular solute-binding protein has protein sequence MTVGCGEKKETINVYNWGDYIDKSVLKDFEEEYNIKVNYSMFETNEDMYIKLKQGGSSYDVIFPSDYMIERMVREDLLVKLNKDNIPNLKNIDEKFFNLDFDPSNDYSVPYMWGTVGIIYNKTKVNDVVDSWDILWNEKYKDEIIMLNSQRDTLAVALKKLGYSMNTRNVAELEEAKKQLLIQKPLVYAYLGDEVKGTMVSGEAALAVVWSGDAVAMIRDNPDLEYVIPKEGTNLWFDSMVVPKSAKNKEGAEKFINFMARPDIAARNTDYIGYSTPIPEAVEMLPEDIKNSKAAYPADEEIENTEIFHDPSDIITEYDRIWTEITSGE, from the coding sequence ATGACTGTAGGATGTGGAGAAAAGAAAGAAACTATCAATGTATATAATTGGGGAGATTATATAGATAAGTCTGTTTTAAAGGATTTTGAAGAAGAATATAATATTAAAGTAAATTACAGTATGTTTGAAACTAATGAAGATATGTATATAAAGCTTAAGCAAGGCGGATCTAGTTATGATGTAATATTTCCATCTGATTATATGATTGAAAGAATGGTAAGAGAAGATTTATTGGTTAAATTAAATAAAGACAATATACCAAATTTAAAAAATATAGACGAAAAGTTTTTTAATTTAGATTTTGATCCAAGTAATGATTATTCTGTGCCATATATGTGGGGTACAGTAGGTATAATCTATAATAAAACTAAAGTAAATGATGTAGTAGATAGTTGGGATATACTATGGAATGAAAAATATAAAGATGAAATAATAATGTTGAACAGTCAAAGAGACACTCTGGCTGTAGCACTAAAGAAATTAGGATATTCTATGAATACAAGAAATGTAGCAGAATTAGAAGAGGCGAAAAAACAGCTTCTAATACAAAAACCACTTGTATATGCATATCTAGGGGATGAAGTAAAGGGCACTATGGTCAGTGGAGAGGCAGCTCTTGCAGTAGTATGGTCTGGAGATGCTGTAGCTATGATAAGAGATAATCCAGATTTAGAATATGTAATACCTAAGGAAGGAACAAATCTTTGGTTCGATAGTATGGTAGTTCCAAAGTCTGCTAAAAATAAAGAAGGGGCAGAAAAGTTTATAAACTTTATGGCTAGACCAGATATAGCAGCAAGAAATACTGACTATATAGGATATTCCACGCCAATACCTGAAGCAGTAGAAATGTTACCAGAAGATATAAAAAATTCAAAAGCAGCATATCCAGCTGATGAGGAAATAGAAAATACAGAAATATTCCATGATCCATCAGATATTATAACTGAATACGATAGAATTTGGACTGAAATAACTTCAGGAGAATAA
- a CDS encoding ABC transporter permease, translating to MVSRGLKRLYTFLIFLFLYAPIIVLIVFSFNNSKSRGVWAGFTFKWYVELFKDAEILKALYYTLLVAVLSAIISTILGTFAAIGIYNMPGLSKKITLNLNYLPVLNPDIVTAVSLMALFRFLKMEFGLATMLLSHIVFCTPYVILSVLPKLKQMNKHLAEAAMDLGATPFYALRKVIIPEIMPGIITGCLMAFTLSIDDFVISFFNTGNNVSNLSIEIFSMSRRGINPVINALSTLMFVSLILLLLIINKRTEKNEMERGV from the coding sequence ATGGTAAGTAGAGGACTTAAAAGATTATATACGTTTTTAATATTTCTATTTCTATATGCTCCTATTATAGTACTTATAGTATTCTCCTTTAACAACTCAAAGTCAAGGGGTGTATGGGCTGGGTTTACATTTAAATGGTATGTAGAATTGTTCAAAGATGCAGAAATTTTAAAGGCATTATATTATACATTATTAGTTGCAGTACTTTCAGCAATTATCTCTACAATTCTAGGGACCTTTGCTGCCATAGGAATATATAATATGCCTGGACTAAGCAAGAAGATAACCTTAAATTTAAACTACTTGCCAGTATTAAATCCAGATATAGTTACGGCAGTATCTCTTATGGCACTATTTAGATTTTTAAAGATGGAATTTGGTCTAGCTACCATGCTTTTATCTCATATAGTATTCTGTACACCTTATGTAATATTGTCAGTATTGCCTAAATTAAAACAGATGAATAAACATTTGGCAGAGGCAGCTATGGATCTTGGAGCAACTCCTTTCTATGCCTTAAGAAAAGTAATTATACCAGAGATAATGCCAGGAATTATTACAGGTTGTCTTATGGCATTTACATTGTCCATTGATGATTTTGTTATTTCATTTTTCAACACTGGAAACAATGTATCTAACCTTAGTATAGAAATATTCTCAATGTCTAGACGTGGGATAAACCCTGTAATCAATGCATTATCCACATTAATGTTTGTAAGTTTGATTTTATTATTATTAATAATAAATAAAAGAACAGAAAAAAATGAAATGGAAAGAGGTGTCTAA
- a CDS encoding ABC transporter permease produces MKMKKAAYPYILWMAIFIVIPLFLILYFAFTTGDSQNFATFQFSIDNFKRFFTPMYLRVLGRSVNLAFVSTIICLILGYPMAYIISKAKTRKRNMMVLMLVIPMWMNFLLRTYAWLTLLGRNGFINFVITKIGFKPLELMYNDKAVLLGMVYNFLPFMVLPIYTVLIKIEKSLIEAAEDLGASKLEVFSKVVLPLSMPGIITGITMVFIPAVSTFVISALLGGNKYNLIGNLVEQQFRWTGDWHFGSSMSIILMIFILITMALTSRFDKEKEGGGGGLW; encoded by the coding sequence ATGAAGATGAAAAAAGCAGCCTATCCTTATATTCTTTGGATGGCAATATTTATCGTAATTCCACTTTTCCTTATATTGTATTTTGCCTTTACTACAGGAGACAGTCAAAACTTTGCTACATTCCAATTTAGCATAGATAATTTCAAAAGATTTTTTACCCCAATGTATTTAAGAGTTTTAGGAAGGTCTGTAAATTTAGCATTTGTTTCAACTATTATCTGCCTAATACTAGGTTATCCTATGGCCTATATTATTTCAAAAGCAAAGACAAGAAAAAGAAATATGATGGTTTTAATGTTGGTTATACCTATGTGGATGAACTTTTTATTGAGAACCTATGCTTGGCTTACTCTTCTAGGTAGAAATGGGTTTATAAACTTTGTAATTACTAAAATAGGATTTAAACCATTAGAATTAATGTATAATGACAAGGCAGTTTTACTTGGGATGGTATATAACTTCTTACCTTTTATGGTTTTACCTATTTATACTGTATTGATTAAAATAGAAAAAAGCTTAATAGAGGCAGCGGAGGATTTAGGAGCTAGTAAATTGGAGGTATTTAGTAAGGTAGTGCTTCCACTTAGTATGCCAGGAATTATTACAGGCATAACCATGGTATTTATACCAGCAGTAAGTACTTTCGTTATATCGGCATTATTAGGTGGAAATAAGTATAATTTGATTGGTAATTTAGTAGAACAACAATTTAGGTGGACTGGAGATTGGCATTTTGGATCATCTATGTCAATAATCCTAATGATATTTATTTTGATTACAATGGCACTTACATCTAGATTTGATAAAGAGAAAGAAGGAGGAGGAGGAGGCTTATGGTAA
- the potA gene encoding spermidine/putrescine ABC transporter ATP-binding protein has protein sequence MHTIELKNISKEYNGVKVLNNINLYIQENEFLTLLGPSGCGKTTTLRIIGGFEEPTEGNVLFEEKDITSIPPYKRQINTVFQKYALFPHLDVYDNIAFGLKIKKLSKGEIDTKVKEMLRLVNLQGFENRSIESLSGGQQQRIAIARALVNEPKVLLLDEPLGALDLKLRKDMQIELKNMQKRVGITFIYVTHDQEEALTMSDTIVVMDKGRIQQIGSPVDIYNEPKNAFVAEFIGESNIINGIMHEDYLVEFSGKNFKCVDKDFSKNEDIEVVIRPEDIEIVSIEDGQLNGIVKSVTFKGVHYEMIVESKEFEWMIHSTIMKPVGTEIGMVVSPENIHIMKKVREE, from the coding sequence ATGCATACTATAGAATTAAAAAACATTTCGAAAGAATACAATGGAGTCAAAGTTTTAAATAATATAAATTTATATATACAAGAAAATGAATTTTTAACTCTATTAGGACCAAGTGGATGTGGAAAGACAACAACTCTTAGAATAATAGGTGGATTTGAAGAGCCGACAGAAGGAAACGTATTATTTGAGGAAAAGGATATAACAAGTATTCCGCCTTATAAAAGGCAAATCAATACTGTATTTCAAAAATATGCTCTTTTTCCACATTTAGACGTATATGACAATATAGCCTTTGGACTGAAGATAAAAAAATTATCCAAAGGTGAAATAGATACTAAGGTTAAAGAGATGCTAAGACTTGTGAATCTGCAAGGCTTTGAAAATAGAAGTATTGAGTCCCTAAGTGGTGGGCAGCAGCAAAGAATAGCAATAGCTAGAGCATTGGTCAATGAACCAAAGGTGCTTTTATTAGACGAACCACTGGGAGCATTGGATTTAAAACTTAGAAAAGATATGCAAATCGAGTTAAAAAATATGCAAAAAAGAGTAGGAATAACTTTTATCTATGTAACCCATGACCAAGAAGAAGCATTGACTATGTCAGACACCATAGTTGTAATGGATAAAGGTAGAATTCAACAAATAGGAAGTCCTGTAGATATATATAATGAACCTAAAAATGCCTTTGTTGCAGAATTTATAGGAGAAAGTAATATAATAAATGGAATCATGCACGAAGATTATTTAGTTGAGTTTTCAGGAAAAAATTTCAAATGTGTAGATAAAGATTTTAGCAAGAATGAAGATATAGAAGTAGTTATTCGACCAGAGGATATTGAAATAGTATCAATAGAAGATGGACAATTAAACGGAATAGTTAAATCTGTTACATTTAAGGGAGTTCATTATGAGATGATAGTAGAATCTAAAGAATTTGAATGGATGATACATTCAACTATAATGAAGCCAGTAGGAACTGAAATAGGAATGGTAGTTTCACCTGAAAATATCCATATAATGAAGAAGGTGAGAGAAGAATGA
- a CDS encoding XRE family transcriptional regulator, with amino-acid sequence MKIGEKIRRLRIQNSLTQEELADRSELTKGFISQLERDLTSPSITTLVDILEGLGTNLQEFFNENVEEKIVFSKDDAFETENEELKYTLNWVIPNAQKNKMEPILIELQPGGRSKEDSPHEGEEFGYVISGSISLYIGSKKYRVRKGESFYYKANSNHYIANEGKTKASVIWVSTPPNF; translated from the coding sequence ATGAAGATTGGTGAAAAGATTAGGAGACTAAGAATTCAGAATTCCCTTACTCAAGAAGAGTTAGCAGATCGGTCTGAGTTGACTAAAGGATTTATATCTCAATTAGAAAGGGACTTAACATCTCCTTCAATAACAACATTAGTAGATATACTAGAAGGTCTAGGAACAAATCTGCAGGAATTTTTCAATGAAAATGTAGAAGAAAAAATAGTATTCTCAAAGGATGATGCCTTTGAAACAGAAAATGAAGAATTAAAATATACTTTAAATTGGGTAATTCCAAATGCACAGAAGAATAAAATGGAGCCTATATTGATAGAATTACAACCTGGCGGAAGATCTAAGGAGGATTCTCCCCATGAAGGAGAAGAATTTGGATATGTAATAAGTGGAAGTATTTCTTTATATATAGGAAGTAAAAAATACAGAGTAAGAAAAGGAGAAAGCTTTTATTATAAGGCTAATTCCAATCATTATATAGCGAACGAAGGCAAAACAAAAGCCTCAGTTATTTGGGTGAGTACACCACCGAATTTTTAA
- a CDS encoding TPM domain-containing protein, producing MTKNKFSFVILCIIILLSTSAYCVDYKFPEPNYDFYVYDEANIIDRDVEDYIIDINKEIYSETGAQIVVAAINSLDNMDINFYATALFEKWKIGSKYDNGMLLLIVPEERELWIEVGYGLEGQFPDSKVKRIIGNYIQPYFAEGEYSKGVLAGFNQILNGIEDEYNISLDKTNEIDDPDQIDRYVPSFMRILIIIGIIIFLFIDFKFFGGFITYTFLRGGGGRGGGYGGSSGRKSSGGGGRSGGGGAGGKW from the coding sequence ATGACCAAGAATAAGTTTTCTTTTGTTATTCTTTGCATCATAATACTTTTATCAACATCTGCATATTGTGTTGACTATAAGTTTCCAGAACCTAATTATGATTTCTATGTCTATGATGAAGCTAATATAATTGATAGAGATGTAGAGGACTATATCATAGATATTAATAAAGAGATATATAGTGAAACTGGTGCTCAAATAGTAGTGGCTGCAATAAATTCTCTAGATAATATGGATATAAATTTTTATGCTACAGCTCTCTTTGAAAAATGGAAAATAGGTAGTAAATATGATAATGGAATGTTATTACTAATAGTACCTGAAGAAAGAGAACTATGGATCGAAGTAGGATATGGATTAGAAGGGCAATTTCCAGATAGTAAGGTAAAGAGAATAATAGGTAATTATATACAACCATATTTTGCAGAAGGTGAATATTCTAAGGGAGTATTGGCAGGGTTTAATCAAATATTAAATGGTATAGAAGATGAATATAATATAAGTTTAGATAAAACAAATGAGATAGATGATCCAGATCAAATAGATAGATATGTTCCATCTTTTATGAGAATTTTAATAATTATAGGAATAATTATATTTCTATTTATAGATTTTAAATTCTTTGGAGGGTTTATAACATATACTTTTCTTCGTGGTGGTGGAGGAAGAGGCGGTGGATATGGTGGCTCCTCAGGCAGAAAATCCTCTGGCGGTGGTGGACGTTCAGGAGGGGGAGGAGCAGGAGGAAAATGGTAA
- a CDS encoding LemA family protein, with translation MKGKSLSIVIGVIILIVIGVIILLAIPFIGSYNSLSTLDENVDAAWAQVENQLKRRADLIPNLLETVKGYASHEKEVIDSIAAARSMYTNARTPQEYAVADEGLTNAVKSLNIIVENYPDLKANQNFQDFQVELSGTENRISTERMRYNDLVRTYNTKIRRFPTNVMAKILGFDKRQYFEINEQDTEVPKVNF, from the coding sequence ATGAAGGGAAAATCCTTATCAATTGTTATTGGAGTTATTATATTAATTGTTATTGGAGTTATTATATTATTGGCCATTCCATTTATAGGCTCATACAATAGTCTTTCTACATTAGATGAAAATGTAGATGCAGCATGGGCACAGGTGGAAAATCAATTAAAACGTAGGGCGGATTTAATACCTAATTTATTGGAAACAGTAAAGGGGTATGCCAGTCATGAAAAAGAAGTAATAGATAGTATTGCAGCAGCGAGATCTATGTATACAAATGCTAGAACTCCACAGGAATATGCTGTAGCAGATGAAGGATTAACAAATGCAGTAAAAAGTTTAAATATAATAGTGGAAAATTATCCAGATCTAAAAGCAAATCAAAACTTTCAAGACTTTCAGGTAGAATTATCAGGTACAGAAAATAGAATATCTACAGAAAGAATGAGATATAATGATTTAGTAAGAACCTATAATACAAAGATTAGAAGATTTCCTACCAATGTGATGGCAAAAATATTGGGATTCGATAAAAGACAATACTTTGAGATAAATGAACAGGACACAGAAGTACCAAAAGTAAATTTTTAG